A genomic region of Anas acuta chromosome 1, bAnaAcu1.1, whole genome shotgun sequence contains the following coding sequences:
- the RESF1 gene encoding retroelement silencing factor 1 has translation MDWNARPLKNADAQNNQQSRQACYTRLLPKAHAFPQRNTFSSENVCSYAGNNQVMYLPTVNVSLPGTSVPGKDFHASEYSVNKRLPSYLAIAPRPPNQMSHAQTEMTQNSWQSSGRHTSSYRQLDPLPSQRSNGNNLRNMLQGPQHASTNSYAMQSQTSQHNSMRAMMLYQSNRECTNSSKVGCTLQYNTNGPASFQSISLPVPQSSRQYVHSQDSSLSLGTSGQHVQSQIYYFSKQFQVSQSPSQNTTANAQLPQYIPNQMGLEAPSGCSAPALLPANCDSRAAAQPLLGAQQEIQNVSTGYTLSQQRCLSDQKNASGINSVQQYCQTQQSGEVSQSVMNACNSSGDVMANQTFNELSASSTDASKELCSILNEIVSLSSVVATKPLCDAASVQESQTNSSVNAPINSQTSSAKEDERKAAEGDLVPETERLHYIRKKCTLLEKMHHFKRLLASQPGQSSPTLAASDESMFSNPLPQVPNQNVAPSPSEAVRTDTQQQPVLNSSPEEKNDKQNAGADNRELEVARSNHQVEQGNLLSKSFPVPSHNKLPAQLNNPESAPILGQKDASALASSQKTLTSSNNTSGFNQTNSSVKNASKNVSAYPENSSFLQFVLSSTNMLKEKKAGATADNILTNLLCREKPRVDLKGKDGSLSKGPREKNVASLKGERTVMVHTHTPVSGTMQSNENKVQSDVAQKKKKAQLTENSCFKQSNCSYSAEELTACLGLWRKRGLEPASIQNSQSNESPTENQISPLPYSQNTVSKREQGNLPDSTGEAVLPLTTASVGQKHDMLGCNLIKGFELQVAVVSPLVLPKQVTQSEQADKCQKSADKTCLVIDTGSIRSLQEEGKNVLTVGSADKGTVEPVRSSPSDCVLVEKENSHLQQNKSANGNRIVKNSMSTNDLSDEKQRKLCQTVEDAGENLRSQNKSSLSELDLNFYGQIFQEGKKDCEDKQTVLETGTIPTALLEEQMFHISSVCSLVEGDASYNPQIASIFGSVHQTNTLNNGTSSGENASDPRQKEQLLDLNKNDLSKNSLQQETLLQKTLGESSRCVSEAGRTLDSFKTIHSEKESSGNPPRTNSASAKKMLVNASFKHPENNLDVLPRLDQELAQSSPDFLMSVTAETNVFSVTTDVNKENDTSTKNSIEEVNLFGAEPIKYLRNQLTELLQEFPYGIEGADLLTKEPVRNDSVLERTEKQTQKETQISDKKSNSKDPIDQLQIALLSSGQVQEIFPEEKSCSSSESSRALTQPEKASPQEEKLKSNVQPDQSLCKEKESPQPPPNSRKEDNYCCLMYWLSELGGVPQGSCECGTSGSDKKDSDQCSEAENINSAERQENNSKSDAPVKNNCASGNPPTSENVTNRVHKNKKDACKYTAVMTKKARLQMDDEQKPLPKEAEKVRPLNSSEKKDLDKSKSSNSKEEPEMCSITPLLGKESNSDKKDNRKASEEELSEKAGHADVDNVTKSSKKERIFKVDSISKDKTKTGLTMKSRTDIHKCTKSDTAAIKHAEAHQGQKKTTCDKNTGEEQNCGKQKDTLGQNVGINTKEKAKLAAEKGQKKLNSYHTEAMKFPGFGSKDLKSRNQKYSPHKSVKAYPPQEESYKRKRKDIIGKRDCKKTKVEDERLKQSEAKNSKQCSYNCMINTDKTKKLNGENVWKPRNSLGDHTMLKLQRKRGRSAISRNYFSNKERHLDGQNKDKCSEKIFSDKSMLYLNRRTNRLKLHLQKEPKKHYLNRVAFKRTAQERIYLTKLETSPVRPVWHLKSKASRNSTDSKRVPSPSEDDKSRKPQVLEFKLCPEILFRNSATDDESLSTKSSLESEKTTVAGVKSKKEDWLKYDPVKQKKMEGISTVEDSIPLDTAIQILEGDGVALHSPIKDSKEMFQTYKKMYLEKSNAKA, from the coding sequence aTGGACTGGAATGCAAGACCACTCAAGAATGCTGATGCACAGAATAACCAGCAAAGTAGACAAGCGTGTTACACACGGTTGCTTCCTAAAGCACATGCTTTTCctcaaagaaatacattttcctctgaaaatgtgTGTAGTTATGCTGGAAATAACCAAGTGATGTATCTACCAACTGTCAATGTTTCTTTACCAGGAACATCTGTGCCTGGCAAAGATTTTCATGCCTCAGAATACTCAGTCAATAAGCGTCTACCATCATATTTAGCAATTGCACCAAGACCTCCCAATCAAATGTCACATGCACAGACAGAGATGACTCAGAACTCTTGGCAAAGCTCTGGTAGACATacttcttcctacagacagtTAGATCCCCTGCCTTCTCAAAGGAGCAATGGGAATAACTTGCGGAACATGCTTCAGGGACCTCAGCATGCCTCCACAAACAGTTATGCCATGCAGTCACAAACATCACAGCATAATTCGATGAGAGCTATGATGTTATATCAAAGTAACCGCGAATGCACTAATTCTTCAAAGGTGGGGTGCACACTGCAGTATAACACGAATGGTCCTGCttcatttcaaagcatttctctACCGGTCCCTCAGTCATCCCGTCAATATGTCCATTCTCAGGACAGTTCTTTGTCTCTTGGGACGTCTGGGCAACATGTGCAAAGCCAAATATATTACTTCAGTAAACAGTTTCAAGTTTCACAGTCACCAAGTCAAAATACTACAGCAAATGCACAGCTGCCACAATATATACCAAATCAGATGGGATTGGAAGCTCCCAGTGGATGTTCTGCGCCAGCTTTGCTGCCTGCCAACTGTGATTCAAGAGCTGCAGCACAACCTTTGCTAGGTGCACAACAGGAAATTCAAAATGTGTCTACTGGATATACTCTCAGCCAACAGAGGTGCCTGTCAGATCAAAAAAATGCATCTGGTATTAACAGTGTTCAGCAATACTGCCAGACACAGCAATCTGGAGAAGTCAGTCAATCAGTTATGAATGCCTGTAACTCAAGTGGAGATGTGATGGCAAATCAGACTTTTAATGAATTGTCTGCATCATCCACTGATGCTTCCAAAGAATTGTGTagtattttgaatgaaatagTAAGTCTTTCTTCAGTGGTTGCTACAAAGCCATTATGTGATGCTGCTTCAGTTCAGGAAAGTCAGACTAATAGTTCAGTGAATGCACCTATTAATTCTCAAACTTCATCAGcaaaagaagatgaaaggaaagcagcagagggTGATCTAGTTCCGGAAACTGAAAGACTGCACtatattagaaagaaatgcacCCTGCTTGAAAAGATGCATCATTTTAAAAGACTATTAGCTTCACAACCTGGTCAGAGCAGTCCCACACTTGCTGCCAGTGATGAAAGCATGTTCTCTAATCCTCTTCCGCAGGTGCCCAATCAAAACGTAGCACCTTCCCCATCTGAAGCAGTGAGGACAGACACTCAGCAACAACCTGTTCTTAACTCTTCacctgaagagaaaaatgacaaacaGAATGCTGGTGCTGACAACAGAGAATTAGAGGTGGCTCGGAGTAATCATCAGGTAGAACAGGGAAACCTTTTATCAAAGTCATTTCCTGTTCCTTCTCACAACAAACTCCCAGCTCAATTAAATAATCCTGAGAGTGCTCCCATCCTGGGACAAAAAGATGCTTCAGCCTTGGCTTCCTCTCAAAAAACTCTCACATCCTCCAACAATACTTCAGGTTTTAATCAAACCAATAGCTCTGTCAAAAATGCATCAAAGAATGTATCAGCTTACCCTGAGAACTCATCCTTTCTTCAGTTTGTATTGAGCAGCACAAATAtgttgaaagagaagaaagctggTGCTACTGCCGATAACATACTGACTAATCTCCTTTGCCGTGAAAAACCCCGGGTGGATTTAAAGGGCAAAGATGGAAGCTTATCGAAGGGCCCTAGAGAAAAGAATGTAGCCAGTCTGAAAGGTGAGCGGACAGTTATGGTCCACACTCACACTCCTGTATCAGGAACGATGCAgtctaatgaaaataaagtcCAGAGTGATGtagctcagaaaaagaaaaaagcacagcttactgaaaattcatgttttaaacaaagcaatTGTAGTTACTCTGCAGAAGAACTAACTGCATGCCTGGGCTTGTGGAGAAAACGTGGTTTAGAACCTGCAAGTATTCAAAATAGCCAGTCAAATGAAAGCCCCACAGAAAATCAGATCTCACCCTTACCTTACAGCCAAAACACAGTGAGTAAGAGAGAACAAGGTAATCTTCCGGATAGTACAGGTGAAGCGGTCTTGCCTTTAACAACCGCCTCTGTAGGACAAAAACATGACATGTTGGGCTGCAATTTGATAAAAGGTTTTGAACTCCAAGTTGCAGTTGTCTCTCCTTTAGTGCTTCCTAAACAGGTAACACAGAGTGAGCAGGCAGACAAGTGTCAAAAATCTGCAGATAAAACCTGTCTAGTAATTGACACAGGAAGCATACGTAGCTTgcaagaagaggggaaaaatgttttaactgtGGGAAGTGCTGATAAAGGAACAGTAGAACCTGTCCGTTCATCACCCTCTGACTGTGTTCtggtagagaaagaaaactcaCATTTGCAACAGAACAAATCAGCTAATGGAAACAGAATAGTAAAAAACAGTATGAGTACAAATGATTTGtctgatgaaaaacaaaggaaacttTGTCAAACCGTGGAAGATGCTGGTGAAAATCTCAGATCACAAAACAAGTCATCTCTTTCTGAGTTGGACCTGAATTTTTATGGTCAAATCTTTCAAGAAGGTAAAAAAGACTGTGAAGACAAGCAAACAGTGTTAGAGACAGGAACTATTCCTACAGCTTTGTTAGAAGAACAGATGTTTCATATTTCTAGTGTATGCTCTCTTGTTGAAGGTGATGCATCCTATAATCCACAAATAGCAAGCATATTCGGCTCTGTCCATCAGACTAATACATTAAATAATGGTACCTCATCAGGAGAAAATGCATCTGACCCAAGGCAAAAGGAGCAATTGCTGGACTTGAATAAAAATGACTTGAGCAAGAACTCTCTCCAGCAAGAGACCTTGCTGCAAAAGACATTGGGAGAGTCATCTAGGTGTGTTAGTGAAGCAGGTAGGACTTTGGATAGTTTTAAAACCATCCAttctgagaaagaaagcagtggCAATCCTCCTAGAACAAATTCTGCCTCAGCGAAAAAAATGCTGGTAAATGCATCTTTCAAGCATCCTGAAAATAACTTGGATGTTCTTCCTAGGTTAGACCAGGAGTTAGCTCAAAGTTCACCAGATTTCTTGATGAGTGTGACTGCTGAAACAAATGTGTTCTCTGTTACAACAGATGTCAATAAAGAAAATGACACCTCTACTAAAAATAGCATAGAAGAAGTGAACCTTTTTGGAGCAGAGCCTATTAAATATCTAAGGAATCAGCTGACTGAACTTTTGCAAGAGTTTCCATATGGCATTGAAGGGGCTGATTTGCTTACAAAAGAGCCAGTACGAAATGATTCCGTGCTTGAGCGGACAGAGAAGCAAACTCAAAAAGAGACTCAAATCTCTGACAAAAAGTCAAATTCAAAGGACCCAATAGATCAGCTACAAATTGCACTGTTAAGCTCTGGTCAGGtacaagaaatatttcctgaagaGAAGTCATGTTCCTCTAGTGAAAGCAGCAGAGCATTGACTCAACCTGAAAAGGCTTCACCCCAGGAGGAGAAGCTCAAAAGCAACGTTCAACCTGATCAAAGCCTATGTAAGGAGAAAGAAAGCCCTCAGCCACCACCCAATTCCAGAAAGGAAGACAATTACTGTTGTTTAATGTATTGGCTGTCTGAACTAGGTGGAGTGCCACAAGGCTCTTGTGAATGCGGAACTTCTGGTTCAGATAAAAAGGATAGTGATCAGTgttcagaagctgaaaatatCAACTCTGCAGAGAGACAAGAAAACAACAGTAAATCTGATGCCCCAGTGAAGAACAACTGTGCATCAGGAAATCCACcaacttctgaaaatgttacaAATCgtgttcacaaaaataaaaaagatgcatGCAAATATACTGCTGTAATGACCAAAAAAGCCAGGCTCCAGATGGATGATGAACAGAAACCGCTtccaaaagaagcagaaaaagttaGACCACTCaattcctctgaaaaaaaagatcttgaTAAATCAAAGAGCAGTAACAGTAAAGAAGAACCAGAAATGTGTAGTATCACTCCACTATTAGGGAAAGAATCTAATTCTGATAAAAAAGATAATCGGAAAGCCTCAGAAGAAGAGTTATCAGAGAAAGCTGGTCATGCGGATGTAGACAACGTGACAAAGTCatcaaaaaaagagagaattttcaAAGTGGATTCCATTTCAAAAGATAAAACCAAAACGGGTTTGACCATGAAATCCAGAACAGACATTCACAAATGTACAAAATCAGACACTGCTGCAATTAAGCATGCTGAAGCCCAtcaaggccaaaaaaaaaccacctgtGATAAGAACACAGGTGAAGAACAAAACTGTGGGAAACAAAAAGACACACTTGGACAAAATGTAGGAATTAATaccaaagagaaagcaaaattagcagcagaaaaaggacaaaaaaagctGAATAGTTATCACACTGAAGCCATGAAGTTCCCAGGCTTTGGCAGTAAAGACTTGAAGTCAAGAAACCAGAAATATTCTCCACATAAATCTGTAAAAGCTTATCCACCGCAGGAGGAGTCATACAAACGGAAGAGGAAGGACATTATTGGAAAGAGAGactgtaagaaaacaaaggtgGAAGATGAACGACTAAAACAGTCTGAAGCAAAGAATTCCAAGCAATGCTCATATAATTGCATGATAAATACTGACAAGACTAAAAAATTGAATGGAGAAAATGTCTGGAAACCCAGGAACTCATTAGGAGATCACACTATGCTTAAACTACAGAGGAAAAGGGGTCGATCTGCCATCTCCAGAAACTACTTTTCTAACAAAGAGAGACATCTCGATGGTCAAAACAAAGACAAGTgttctgagaaaatattttctgataaaaGTATGCTATATTTAAATAGAAGAACAAACAGATTAAAATTGCATCTtcaaaaagaaccaaaaaaacATTATCTCAATAGAGTTGCATTTAAACGTACTGCGCAGGAACGCATATACCTGACAAAGTTAGAGACATCACCTGTCAGGCCTGTCTGGCATTTAAAGTCCAAAGCGTCACGAAATAGCACAGATTCAAAAAGAGTTCCTTCTCCCTCGGAAGATGATAAATCACGGAAACCACAAGTACTTGAATTTAAACTGTGTCCAGAGATCCTGTTCAGAAATTCAGCTACTGATGATGAAAGCTTAAGTACAAAGAGTTCTCTGGAAAGTGAGAAAACCACTGTGGCAG